Proteins found in one Labrenzia sp. VG12 genomic segment:
- a CDS encoding RsmB/NOP family class I SAM-dependent RNA methyltransferase, whose amino-acid sequence MKDGGRLAAAIEVLTEVETRHRPVQIALKDWGAAHRFAGSGDRTVIGNLVFDALRNKASLSARMRSDAPRALALATYCITWDKGVDTLVEVLDGDRHAPEALTEGEREALTADQVSEITPTQEADVPDWLWPKFVSAFGENAVDEGRALATRAPVDLRTNTLKSERDKMIKRLGHTGAVATPHSPIGLRIEAKPGPGRMPHVQAEEGYRKGWFELQDEASQLAAHLAQAKPGEQVLDYCAGGGGKTLAFAAAMQNKGQLYAYDADRLRLAPIHERLQRAGVRNIQVRDPASSSLDDLVGQMDLVFIDAPCTGTGVWRRRPDSKWRLTEKALEERLQDQRHVLENASRYVRKGGRLAYATCSILADENQDQIDRFLKDHPEYQPVSVRDVWEKTLTGTSAPKYVSERGDLTLTPASTQTDGFFISLLMRNV is encoded by the coding sequence ATGAAAGATGGCGGACGCCTCGCGGCGGCAATTGAAGTCCTCACCGAGGTGGAAACACGCCATCGACCGGTTCAGATCGCGTTGAAGGACTGGGGTGCTGCCCATCGGTTTGCCGGGTCGGGGGACCGGACCGTGATCGGCAATCTGGTGTTCGACGCCCTGCGCAACAAGGCCTCGCTCAGCGCGCGGATGCGCTCCGATGCGCCTCGGGCGCTGGCGCTGGCCACCTATTGCATCACCTGGGACAAGGGCGTCGACACGCTGGTTGAGGTGCTTGATGGCGACAGGCACGCGCCCGAAGCGCTGACGGAAGGCGAGCGCGAGGCGCTCACCGCCGATCAGGTTTCCGAGATCACGCCCACGCAGGAAGCCGATGTCCCGGACTGGCTTTGGCCGAAATTTGTATCCGCCTTCGGTGAAAATGCCGTCGACGAGGGCAGAGCGCTCGCCACCCGCGCACCTGTCGATCTCAGGACCAACACGCTGAAATCCGAGCGGGACAAGATGATCAAGCGCCTGGGACATACTGGCGCGGTGGCCACACCTCACTCACCGATTGGTCTGCGCATCGAAGCCAAACCCGGCCCGGGGCGGATGCCGCATGTCCAGGCCGAAGAAGGCTATCGCAAAGGCTGGTTTGAACTCCAGGACGAAGCAAGCCAGCTTGCTGCGCATCTCGCACAGGCAAAGCCCGGAGAGCAGGTTCTGGACTACTGCGCCGGCGGTGGTGGGAAAACGCTGGCCTTTGCTGCAGCCATGCAGAACAAGGGCCAGCTCTATGCCTATGACGCCGACCGGCTGCGTCTAGCACCGATCCATGAGCGGCTGCAGCGGGCAGGTGTGCGCAATATCCAGGTGCGAGACCCGGCAAGTTCCAGCCTTGATGACCTGGTCGGGCAGATGGATCTCGTTTTTATTGATGCGCCTTGTACCGGGACCGGTGTCTGGCGCCGCCGCCCGGATTCCAAGTGGCGCCTGACGGAGAAGGCCCTGGAAGAACGTCTCCAGGATCAACGTCACGTTCTGGAAAACGCATCCCGATACGTTCGCAAGGGCGGTCGCCTTGCTTATGCGACCTGCTCGATCCTTGCAGATGAGAACCAGGACCAGATCGACCGGTTCCTGAAGGATCATCCGGAGTATCAGCCCGTGTCGGTGAGGGATGTCTGGGAGAAGACACTCACCGGAACCAGTGCGCCGAAATATGTTTCCGAGCGTGGTGACCTGACGCTGACCCCGGCTTCGACCCAGACGGACGGCTTCTTCATTTCCCTGCTGATGCGCAACGTATAA
- a CDS encoding methyltransferase domain-containing protein: MGPSIINRVVDMGALTRLLSGYETDGFSFGKAARKRRIQLFCDLITKTFQEKGFVRILDIGGTVQYWRIVDEAFLEANKVQITLLNLPGSQAFEAQGRFSFMTGDATKDIWSELNADDFDLIHSNSVIEHVGDWAQMKRYAANIKDFPGGYFVQTPNFWFPVEPHCMTPIFHWLPKATRVWLVRHFSLGHWPKASSTDEAVETVESARLLNHAMFVALFDDASIRKEKITFLTKSFMAIRG, encoded by the coding sequence TTGGGCCCCTCCATAATCAACAGGGTTGTCGATATGGGTGCGCTGACACGGCTTCTTTCCGGCTATGAAACAGACGGTTTCAGCTTTGGCAAGGCTGCCAGAAAGAGAAGAATTCAGCTTTTCTGCGACTTGATCACCAAGACGTTTCAGGAAAAAGGGTTTGTCCGCATCCTGGATATCGGGGGCACCGTCCAGTACTGGCGGATCGTGGACGAGGCCTTTCTGGAAGCCAACAAGGTTCAGATCACGCTCCTGAACCTGCCCGGCTCCCAGGCCTTCGAAGCGCAGGGGCGCTTTTCCTTCATGACCGGCGATGCCACGAAGGATATCTGGAGCGAGCTCAATGCAGATGACTTTGATCTGATCCATTCCAATTCGGTCATCGAGCATGTCGGCGACTGGGCGCAGATGAAACGGTACGCGGCGAACATCAAGGACTTTCCCGGCGGCTATTTCGTTCAGACCCCCAATTTCTGGTTTCCGGTGGAACCGCATTGCATGACGCCGATCTTTCATTGGCTGCCCAAAGCCACAAGGGTCTGGCTTGTCCGTCATTTTTCACTTGGGCACTGGCCCAAGGCGTCTTCAACCGACGAGGCCGTGGAAACGGTGGAGAGCGCCCGATTGCTCAATCACGCCATGTTCGTGGCACTTTTCGACGATGCGTCGATCCGCAAGGAAAAGATCACCTTCCTGACCAAGTCCTTCATGGCAATCAGGGGCTAG
- the guaB gene encoding IMP dehydrogenase, protein MASFFVPSTGQQALTFDDVLLIPGHSEVMPGEVDLKTRVTRDLELNIPILSSAMDTVTEGRLAIAMAQAGGIGVVHRNLSLDQQAEEVRMVKKFESGMVVNPLVIGPDATLQDALDLMKRFGISGVPVVENGGSGAQVAGKLVGILTNRDVRFASNPDQKIHELMTKDNLVTVSENVSQDDAKRLLHQNRIEKLLVVDENRNCIGLITVKDMEKAQLNPNASKDPQGRLRVAAATSVGEEGFARAERLVDAGVDMVVVDTAHGHSQKVLDMVARVKQLSNSVQVLAGNVATSEATKALIDAGADAVKVGIGPGSICTTRIVAGVGVPQLTAIMESVNEANKHGVPVVADGGIKYSGDLAKAIAAGAASVMVGSLLAGTEESPGEVYLHQGRSYKSYRGMGSVGAMARGSADRYFQAEVRDSLKLVPEGIEGQVPYKGALGSVLHQLAGGLRAAMGYVGGKTIQDFQEKARFVQISGAGLRESHAHDVTITRESPNYPSNV, encoded by the coding sequence ATGGCATCCTTTTTTGTTCCGTCAACCGGACAACAAGCTCTGACCTTTGACGATGTGTTGCTGATTCCCGGCCACTCGGAAGTCATGCCGGGCGAGGTCGATCTGAAGACCCGCGTGACCCGGGATCTTGAACTCAATATTCCGATCCTCTCGTCGGCCATGGACACGGTCACGGAAGGCCGTCTTGCCATCGCCATGGCTCAGGCCGGCGGCATCGGCGTCGTTCACCGCAACCTGTCCCTCGACCAGCAGGCCGAAGAGGTCCGCATGGTCAAGAAATTCGAATCCGGGATGGTGGTCAATCCGCTCGTGATCGGTCCGGATGCGACCTTGCAGGATGCACTGGACCTGATGAAGCGCTTCGGCATTTCCGGGGTGCCGGTGGTCGAAAACGGCGGCTCAGGCGCTCAGGTCGCCGGCAAGCTGGTCGGCATCCTGACCAACCGCGATGTCCGTTTTGCGTCCAATCCGGACCAGAAGATCCACGAGCTGATGACCAAGGACAACCTGGTCACCGTCAGCGAGAATGTCAGCCAGGACGACGCCAAACGCCTGTTGCACCAGAACAGGATCGAGAAGCTGCTGGTGGTGGACGAGAACCGCAACTGCATCGGCCTGATCACCGTCAAGGACATGGAAAAGGCGCAGCTGAACCCGAATGCGTCGAAGGACCCCCAGGGGCGTCTTCGCGTTGCCGCCGCCACAAGTGTTGGCGAAGAAGGGTTTGCAAGGGCCGAGCGCCTGGTTGATGCGGGTGTTGACATGGTCGTCGTCGACACGGCGCACGGCCATTCCCAAAAAGTTCTCGACATGGTCGCCCGTGTGAAGCAGCTGTCCAATTCGGTTCAGGTGCTGGCCGGCAATGTTGCCACGTCCGAGGCCACTAAGGCGTTGATCGATGCCGGCGCAGATGCGGTGAAGGTTGGTATCGGGCCCGGGTCGATCTGCACCACGCGCATTGTTGCCGGCGTTGGCGTGCCCCAGCTCACGGCGATCATGGAATCGGTCAACGAGGCCAACAAGCACGGCGTTCCGGTGGTCGCGGACGGCGGTATCAAGTATTCCGGCGATCTCGCCAAGGCGATTGCCGCCGGTGCTGCGTCAGTCATGGTCGGCTCTCTGCTGGCCGGCACGGAAGAAAGCCCGGGCGAGGTCTATCTGCACCAGGGCCGGTCCTATAAATCTTATCGCGGCATGGGGTCTGTGGGCGCGATGGCCCGCGGATCCGCGGATCGCTATTTCCAGGCAGAAGTACGAGACAGTCTGAAGCTGGTTCCGGAAGGCATCGAAGGACAGGTTCCCTACAAGGGCGCACTCGGTAGCGTGCTGCACCAGCTGGCAGGCGGCCTGCGTGCTGCCATGGGCTATGTCGGTGGAAAGACCATCCAGGATTTTCAGGAAAAAGCACGGTTTGTGCAGATTTCCGGCGCCGGGCTCCGTGAGAGCCACGCACATGACGTGACCATCACGCGGGAAAGCCCGAACTATCCGTCCAACGTTTGA
- a CDS encoding Ppx/GppA phosphatase family protein: MPEARGRPNDAVVQKARRSDNPSGPISPDKSRGGRGGLHRARSSGARAGNAPLYAALDLGTNNCRLLIARPEERGFRVVDAYSRIVRLGEGVGSNRKLSDAAMDRAIDALAQCHRKLADRGVSRSRLIATEACRAAENGDDFIDRVKSETGLALEVVNRETEARLAVAGCASLVDLDADGVILFDIGGGSSEIVWLDLRNRCGARGYALTRFIRSWISLPVGVVNLAERHGGVHVTPDIFEAMVEDAANHLAAFSLAHNLTEAISSGRVHMLGTSGTVTTLAGVHLGLKRYDRRRVDGTWLADGDVARMIDQLRDMPYEARVENPCIGADRADLVLAGCAILEAIRRRWTCSRLRVADRGLREGILTELMAADGVWSNRRSGHRHHRSRQRNEP, translated from the coding sequence GTGCCGGAGGCTCGGGGCAGGCCCAATGATGCGGTTGTCCAGAAAGCCCGGCGATCTGACAACCCGTCAGGGCCTATTTCTCCCGACAAGAGCCGTGGCGGACGCGGCGGCCTTCATCGTGCAAGGTCCTCCGGCGCGCGCGCAGGCAATGCGCCGCTTTATGCGGCTCTGGATCTCGGTACCAACAATTGCCGGCTTCTGATCGCGCGTCCGGAAGAGCGCGGGTTTCGCGTTGTTGATGCCTATTCAAGGATCGTTCGTCTTGGCGAGGGGGTCGGATCGAACAGGAAACTGAGCGACGCCGCCATGGACCGGGCGATCGACGCCCTGGCACAGTGCCATCGAAAACTGGCGGACAGGGGCGTAAGCCGGTCCCGTCTGATTGCGACCGAAGCCTGCCGAGCCGCGGAAAACGGTGATGATTTCATCGACCGGGTCAAGAGCGAGACGGGATTGGCGCTGGAAGTGGTCAACCGGGAAACGGAAGCCCGGCTTGCCGTTGCCGGATGCGCGTCGCTTGTCGATCTGGATGCAGACGGTGTCATCCTGTTCGATATTGGCGGCGGCTCCTCCGAAATCGTCTGGCTCGACCTGCGCAACCGATGCGGCGCGCGCGGCTATGCCCTGACGCGCTTCATCCGGTCCTGGATTTCGTTGCCGGTGGGTGTCGTCAATCTGGCGGAACGCCATGGCGGGGTTCACGTCACTCCCGACATATTCGAAGCCATGGTCGAAGACGCCGCCAACCATCTGGCGGCCTTCAGTCTCGCGCATAATCTGACCGAGGCGATTTCCTCCGGCCGTGTCCACATGCTCGGCACGTCCGGCACGGTCACCACGCTTGCGGGCGTGCATCTCGGCCTCAAACGCTACGACCGCAGACGCGTGGACGGAACCTGGCTGGCAGACGGCGATGTTGCCAGAATGATTGATCAACTGCGCGACATGCCGTATGAGGCGCGTGTTGAAAATCCCTGCATCGGCGCGGACCGGGCGGATCTGGTCCTGGCCGGCTGCGCTATCCTGGAAGCAATCCGGCGGCGTTGGACCTGTTCGCGCCTTCGGGTTGCCGACCGTGGCTTGCGGGAAGGCATTCTTACAGAACTGATGGCTGCCGACGGCGTCTGGTCCAACCGACGTTCGGGACACAGGCATCATCGCAGCCGCCAGAGGAACGAACCATGA
- a CDS encoding TraR/DksA family transcriptional regulator, translating to MEDRKNSLIREHLLALKQELEAFSEMSGEARATVELDQQSVGRLSRMDALQGQAMAQASERQRRAQIQRIDAALGRLAAGDYGYCVECGEEIASKRLDVDPAAAFCINCAQ from the coding sequence ATGGAAGATAGGAAAAACAGCCTCATTCGGGAGCACCTTCTGGCTTTGAAGCAGGAACTGGAAGCTTTCAGCGAGATGTCCGGTGAGGCGCGTGCCACAGTGGAGCTGGACCAGCAATCCGTCGGCCGTCTTTCACGCATGGATGCGTTGCAGGGACAGGCCATGGCACAGGCATCGGAACGTCAACGCCGGGCGCAGATACAACGGATCGATGCGGCTCTTGGTCGGCTGGCGGCAGGCGACTACGGGTATTGTGTCGAATGCGGCGAAGAGATTGCCTCAAAACGACTGGACGTTGACCCGGCGGCTGCGTTCTGCATCAACTGCGCCCAATAG
- a CDS encoding heme peroxidase family protein, with amino-acid sequence MTLYWPPRALVTSSTTKHRRGQMLLFSGHGAHVQLSPSNSDLPSLECACGYRSGETPTSMTSPAGELGRFGYLFPDASAPKHSADTVRLLDSIADAMIDAGPAEEDNSSLPAIFTYLGQFIDHDVTANTDRDNGVFTIDAATLEPLERSFVTENLFNLRTGALDLDSLYGGSAAAPGSFAKKLMEAMRAPFDRALLFLGTEFPVPSDHPQQVEYPKDIARDLLRFGRLFQKDAILSEDDLADLPPDLEKRFLDENGKPKKGVAVIGDGRNDENLAVAQLHLSFARFHNNVVQTARRDPSLGAPVNDPDALFEWAKSEVRRIYQWLVVNVYLRSICDHEVLDDVLVHGAPAYMAFLAQNPPARSGLLPMPLEFSVAAFRFGHTMARSSYDWNVFFGRNGVGIDGGAARGTFHQLQLFTGNGAQPLAGLPRLPSNWVSDMSRLLNLGADARPDRNTRKLDTRLAPPLFAMRNEPEGLFHALKKLPRRNLRRGQLLNLPTAQACLAGFEAQGVRLDPLTPEEIASGPTGAQVIAGDFVDQTPLWFYVLKEAEVKASGEHLGPLGSRLVAETLVGLVAASSNSYWHMSGSDNGRWHPVDGVRPCGEPITSLEAFMRAAGMIG; translated from the coding sequence TTGACGCTCTATTGGCCTCCCAGAGCTTTGGTGACTTCGTCTACCACCAAACATAGGAGAGGCCAAATGCTGTTGTTTAGCGGTCATGGAGCCCATGTCCAGTTGTCTCCGAGCAATTCCGATCTGCCCAGCCTGGAGTGTGCCTGCGGCTATCGTTCCGGAGAAACACCGACTTCAATGACATCACCCGCTGGTGAACTCGGTCGTTTCGGCTATTTGTTCCCGGACGCTTCGGCGCCAAAACACAGTGCTGACACGGTAAGATTGCTCGACAGCATCGCTGATGCGATGATTGATGCCGGTCCGGCGGAAGAAGACAATTCAAGTCTGCCTGCAATCTTCACCTATCTAGGACAGTTCATCGATCACGATGTCACGGCAAATACTGATAGAGACAACGGTGTTTTTACGATAGATGCCGCAACGCTTGAGCCGCTTGAACGATCTTTCGTGACAGAAAACCTGTTCAATCTGCGCACCGGAGCGCTGGATCTCGACAGTCTTTATGGCGGGTCCGCGGCAGCACCAGGGAGTTTCGCCAAGAAGCTGATGGAAGCGATGCGTGCTCCGTTCGATCGCGCCCTGCTTTTCCTTGGAACCGAATTCCCGGTGCCAAGCGATCATCCGCAGCAGGTAGAGTATCCAAAGGATATTGCGCGCGATCTCCTGCGTTTCGGCCGGCTGTTTCAAAAGGACGCCATATTGTCAGAAGACGATCTGGCCGATCTGCCCCCCGATCTGGAAAAGCGGTTTCTGGATGAAAACGGCAAACCCAAAAAGGGAGTTGCCGTTATTGGAGATGGTCGCAACGACGAGAATCTCGCAGTGGCGCAGTTGCATCTCAGTTTCGCGCGGTTCCACAACAATGTTGTCCAAACGGCCCGCCGCGATCCTTCCCTTGGCGCACCCGTCAACGATCCCGACGCCTTGTTCGAATGGGCCAAGTCCGAAGTTCGGCGAATTTATCAATGGCTGGTCGTCAACGTTTATCTTCGCTCCATCTGCGACCACGAAGTGCTTGACGACGTTCTCGTGCACGGAGCGCCCGCTTACATGGCGTTTCTGGCACAAAATCCACCGGCCCGCAGTGGGCTTCTTCCCATGCCCCTGGAGTTTTCGGTCGCTGCTTTCCGCTTCGGCCACACGATGGCGCGGTCAAGCTATGACTGGAATGTGTTCTTCGGCCGCAACGGTGTAGGTATCGACGGCGGCGCAGCACGCGGCACATTCCATCAGTTGCAACTGTTCACCGGCAATGGTGCGCAGCCTTTGGCCGGCCTGCCACGTCTGCCGTCCAACTGGGTCAGCGACATGTCGCGCTTGCTCAATCTGGGGGCGGATGCAAGACCAGACCGGAACACCAGAAAACTCGACACACGCCTTGCACCTCCGTTGTTCGCGATGCGCAACGAGCCCGAAGGGTTGTTTCATGCGCTAAAGAAACTTCCAAGACGCAACCTGCGCCGCGGCCAACTTCTCAATTTGCCGACTGCACAGGCCTGTCTTGCGGGATTTGAAGCTCAGGGGGTCAGGCTCGATCCGCTGACACCGGAGGAAATCGCGTCAGGACCGACGGGGGCTCAGGTGATCGCGGGCGATTTCGTCGATCAAACGCCTCTCTGGTTCTACGTTCTCAAGGAAGCCGAGGTCAAAGCCAGCGGCGAGCATCTTGGGCCCCTCGGCTCCCGGCTCGTGGCGGAAACGCTGGTAGGCCTGGTTGCGGCGTCTTCCAACAGCTACTGGCACATGTCCGGCAGTGACAATGGGCGATGGCATCCCGTGGACGGAGTTCGTCCATGCGGTGAACCCATCACCTCACTGGAAGCGTTTATGCGCGCAGCCGGCATGATTGGGTAA
- a CDS encoding RlmE family RNA methyltransferase, protein MSRGKKGSGDRGLHVKVKTAAGRRESSTRWLSRQLNDPYVRRAKIDGYRSRAAYKLIEIDDKHKLLKPGYRVVDLGCAPGGWCQVAVERVQSSVEAPKVVGIDYLDMDHVRGTTFLKKDFLDDDAPDALMTALGGHRPDVVLSDMAAPTTGHKQTDHLRTTHLFEIAIDFARRNLVPGGSFLAKVFRGGTENAMLQDLKREFKSVSHLKPPASRKESPELYVIAKGFRGSELQDGEPSDD, encoded by the coding sequence ATGAGCCGTGGAAAAAAGGGGTCCGGCGACCGGGGCCTGCACGTCAAGGTCAAGACAGCCGCAGGCCGTCGGGAATCGTCGACCCGCTGGTTGTCGCGTCAATTGAATGATCCGTACGTGCGCCGGGCCAAGATCGATGGTTATCGTTCGCGGGCGGCCTACAAGCTGATTGAAATCGACGACAAGCACAAGCTCCTGAAGCCCGGATACCGGGTGGTCGATCTCGGCTGCGCACCGGGAGGCTGGTGTCAGGTTGCCGTGGAGCGCGTGCAGTCCAGCGTCGAGGCGCCGAAAGTGGTCGGTATCGACTATCTCGATATGGATCACGTGCGCGGCACGACCTTTCTGAAGAAGGACTTTCTGGACGACGATGCTCCGGACGCCCTGATGACCGCGCTTGGCGGGCACCGGCCCGATGTTGTCCTGTCCGACATGGCCGCACCGACAACCGGTCACAAGCAGACCGATCACCTGCGCACAACGCATCTTTTTGAAATTGCGATCGACTTTGCCCGCCGGAATCTGGTCCCCGGGGGCTCTTTCCTGGCGAAAGTCTTTCGCGGCGGCACCGAAAACGCCATGCTTCAGGACCTGAAGCGTGAATTCAAATCCGTTTCGCATCTGAAGCCGCCGGCCAGCCGCAAGGAAAGCCCGGAACTCTATGTCATTGCCAAGGGCTTTCGCGGCAGCGAGCTGCAAGACGGTGAGCCGTCCGATGACTGA
- a CDS encoding lipopolysaccharide assembly protein LapB → MTAAARKAFDEAVALETAGQVDKALVSYLKAQELSPDDTEIAYRTASALLQNGYLDEALSQLRRIVFAEPDNLNARASLGNCHLLMNDYANAEQCFAEVLANAPESRNALYGLASVLLKEDRSLEAVGPARQLLDLLPDSAAALSLFAETQSRTDQMAAAIAAYRKALKLDPDYGPALTGLCQTLLLRKRFDEVIELALRACENAPADPVPLELLSDALQGKGHLDDAVEAAEAALKLNPRSATSHVRLSTLSRKRADHTAALRHALAAHDLDMGAREPLNALGAALAALKYPGQARSVLTCLVAGSGLDSDVRQLVKELIQDIGKDGVVVPKPVQDLSNAPSGEAQTTLSTESDISGQIEAGDRNSSPQSPALDRVDALLTADDNQLPNVLGLRRQDRT, encoded by the coding sequence ATGACAGCAGCTGCCCGTAAAGCGTTTGACGAAGCCGTAGCCCTGGAAACCGCCGGTCAGGTCGACAAGGCACTGGTGTCCTATCTGAAGGCGCAGGAGTTGTCTCCGGACGACACGGAAATCGCCTACAGAACCGCCTCTGCACTGCTTCAGAACGGTTATCTGGACGAAGCCCTGTCGCAATTGCGCAGGATCGTCTTTGCCGAACCGGACAATCTCAACGCACGTGCCAGCCTCGGCAATTGCCACTTGCTGATGAACGATTATGCCAACGCCGAGCAGTGTTTCGCGGAGGTGCTTGCAAATGCGCCCGAAAGCCGAAATGCGCTTTACGGTCTGGCGAGTGTCCTTTTGAAGGAAGATCGGTCATTGGAAGCTGTTGGCCCTGCCCGGCAGTTGCTTGACCTGCTCCCCGACAGCGCGGCAGCGCTGTCTCTGTTCGCCGAAACACAATCCAGAACCGATCAGATGGCGGCGGCGATTGCAGCCTATCGCAAGGCGTTGAAGCTGGACCCCGATTACGGCCCCGCACTGACCGGATTGTGTCAGACACTGTTGCTGCGCAAGCGGTTCGACGAGGTGATCGAACTGGCGCTCCGTGCCTGCGAAAATGCACCTGCCGATCCGGTGCCTCTTGAACTGCTATCGGACGCGCTCCAGGGAAAAGGCCATCTGGATGACGCGGTGGAAGCCGCCGAAGCAGCCTTGAAGCTCAACCCGCGCTCCGCCACCAGCCATGTGCGTCTCAGCACGCTTTCCAGAAAACGAGCCGATCACACGGCGGCGCTCCGTCACGCCCTGGCGGCGCACGACCTGGACATGGGGGCCAGGGAACCTTTGAACGCGCTGGGGGCAGCGCTTGCCGCATTGAAATATCCCGGTCAGGCAAGATCGGTGCTGACGTGTCTGGTTGCTGGCTCCGGGCTGGATTCGGACGTTCGCCAGCTAGTGAAAGAACTTATCCAGGATATTGGCAAGGACGGAGTTGTCGTGCCTAAGCCGGTGCAGGATCTCTCCAACGCCCCCTCAGGCGAAGCGCAAACAACGCTTTCCACCGAGAGTGACATCTCCGGACAGATCGAGGCCGGAGACAGAAATTCCTCGCCTCAGTCACCTGCTCTTGATCGGGTAGATGCGCTGTTGACCGCAGACGACAACCAGCTGCCAAATGTCCTTGGCCTGCGCAGGCAGGATCGAACCTGA
- the guaA gene encoding glutamine-hydrolyzing GMP synthase gives MTQHQRLLIIDFGSQVTQLIARRLRELNVYCEIHPYQNVTDAFLSEFDPKAVIFSGGPDSVTRDGSPRPPESVYTMGVPILGICYGQQVMMQQLGGQVDGGKISGGGGTAEFGRAFVTPAETNLAILKGWFSDGREQVWMSHGDHVSRLAPGFEVFGTSPNAPYAITADTTRNFYAVQFHPEVHHTPNGKTLYENFVRLAGFTGDWTMGAYKDDAIAKIREQVGDKKVICGLSGGVDSSVAAVLIHEAIGDQLTCVFVDHGLLRLNEAEEVVSMFRDHYNIPLIHADESELFLGELDGESDPETKRKIIGKLFIDVFQKHANEIDGAEFLAQGTLYPDVIESVSFSGGPSVTIKSHHNVGGLPEKMGLKLVEPLRELFKDEVRALGRELGLPDSFIGRHPFPGPGLAIRCPGEITRDKLEILRKADAVYIDQIRKHGLYDDIWQAFVAILPVRTVGVMGDGRTYDYACALRAVTSVDGMTADYFPFSHEFLGETATRIINEVQGINRVTYDITSKPPGTIEWE, from the coding sequence ATGACCCAGCATCAACGCCTTCTCATTATCGACTTCGGTTCCCAGGTGACGCAGCTGATTGCGCGGCGTCTGCGTGAGCTCAATGTCTATTGCGAAATTCATCCCTATCAGAACGTGACTGACGCGTTTTTGAGCGAGTTCGATCCCAAGGCCGTGATCTTTTCCGGCGGCCCGGATTCTGTAACGCGAGACGGGTCTCCGCGTCCGCCAGAAAGCGTCTACACGATGGGGGTCCCGATCCTGGGGATCTGCTATGGCCAGCAGGTCATGATGCAGCAGCTGGGTGGCCAGGTGGACGGCGGCAAGATTTCCGGTGGCGGTGGCACTGCAGAATTCGGCAGAGCCTTCGTGACGCCTGCCGAAACGAATCTCGCGATCCTGAAAGGCTGGTTCAGCGACGGCCGCGAACAGGTCTGGATGAGCCACGGCGACCATGTCAGCCGTCTTGCACCGGGCTTTGAGGTATTTGGTACCTCACCGAATGCGCCTTACGCGATCACGGCAGACACGACGCGGAACTTCTACGCGGTGCAGTTCCACCCCGAAGTGCACCACACGCCGAATGGCAAGACACTTTATGAGAATTTCGTGCGGCTTGCCGGCTTTACCGGTGACTGGACGATGGGCGCCTACAAGGATGACGCCATTGCCAAGATCCGCGAACAGGTCGGGGACAAGAAGGTCATCTGCGGGCTGTCCGGCGGCGTTGACAGCTCCGTCGCTGCGGTTCTGATCCACGAGGCGATTGGCGATCAGCTCACCTGTGTGTTTGTCGATCATGGTCTTCTTCGTCTCAACGAGGCCGAGGAAGTCGTCTCCATGTTCCGGGACCACTACAATATCCCGTTGATCCATGCCGATGAATCGGAGCTCTTCCTGGGTGAGCTGGACGGAGAGTCTGATCCGGAGACCAAGCGGAAGATCATCGGCAAGCTTTTCATCGACGTCTTCCAGAAACACGCCAATGAAATCGACGGTGCCGAGTTCCTGGCCCAGGGCACGCTTTATCCTGATGTGATTGAGAGCGTCAGCTTCTCCGGCGGGCCGTCGGTTACCATCAAGTCGCATCACAATGTTGGCGGTCTTCCTGAAAAAATGGGCCTGAAGCTGGTCGAGCCGCTGCGTGAACTCTTCAAGGACGAGGTGAGGGCGCTTGGCCGTGAGCTCGGCCTGCCGGACAGCTTCATCGGCCGTCATCCTTTCCCGGGTCCGGGCCTGGCCATTCGCTGTCCGGGTGAGATCACCCGGGACAAGCTTGAGATCTTGCGCAAGGCTGATGCGGTCTATATCGACCAGATCCGCAAACACGGTCTTTATGACGATATCTGGCAGGCCTTCGTCGCGATCCTGCCGGTGCGGACGGTTGGTGTCATGGGCGACGGCCGGACATACGACTATGCCTGTGCGCTTCGCGCCGTGACCTCGGTTGATGGCATGACGGCGGACTATTTCCCGTTCAGCCATGAGTTCCTCGGGGAGACAGCCACCCGCATCATCAACGAGGTGCAGGGAATCAACCGGGTCACTTACGACATCACATCCAAACCTCCGGGCACGATCGAGTGGGAATAA